In a genomic window of Bemisia tabaci chromosome 1, PGI_BMITA_v3:
- the LOC140223834 gene encoding protein D2-like isoform X1 has product MTPGLDFPATKDKPYKAPYQHWAVGSIHEDQFLSGECLINYEWTAAPYKKGKHRVVFLIYREPDKEELWKNWGK; this is encoded by the exons ATGACGCCTG GACTTGATTTCCCTGCAACTAAGGATAAACCGTACAAAGCACCTTACCAACATTGGGCGGTTGGTAGTATACACGAAGATCAGTTTCTGTCAGGCGAGTGTTTGATTAACTATGAATGGACGGCTGCACCCTACAAAAAAG GTAAACATCGCGTCGTCTTTCTCATTTATAGAGAGCCTGATAAGGAGGAACTATGGAAAAATTGGGGAAAGTAA
- the LOC140223834 gene encoding protein D2-like isoform X2: MVGLDFPATKDKPYKAPYQHWAVGSIHEDQFLSGECLINYEWTAAPYKKGKHRVVFLIYREPDKEELWKNWGK, translated from the exons ATGGTCG GACTTGATTTCCCTGCAACTAAGGATAAACCGTACAAAGCACCTTACCAACATTGGGCGGTTGGTAGTATACACGAAGATCAGTTTCTGTCAGGCGAGTGTTTGATTAACTATGAATGGACGGCTGCACCCTACAAAAAAG GTAAACATCGCGTCGTCTTTCTCATTTATAGAGAGCCTGATAAGGAGGAACTATGGAAAAATTGGGGAAAGTAA
- the LOC109040005 gene encoding phosphatidylethanolamine-binding protein 2 isoform X2 — MCQHGHCINGKRDTCSSNRPWKPQCKKMHLIQSYGLFPCITQWVIQFLGVSCYDFLNYGTPPPELSAEAIKDALIKHEIYKDLGYVNYPKHMLQVNYEVHHLQLGTRVPDYLAIIPPDGINYTHYDKLGHYALLVVGLDVPTREKPSHRSYRHMTLANIPEDRFLSAECLVKYEWMDAPYEIGLHRVVFLLFKQEGEKPIVYDESSLKRREIDKLRSNFSAIKFSSKYNLGDPVAVNFFFTQIDENHIEEH; from the exons ATGTGTCAACATGGACATTGCATTAACGGCAAACGTGACACATGTAGTTCA AACCGCCCTTGGAAACCTCAATGCAAGAAAATGCACCTGATACAATCTTATGGTTTATTTCCGTGCATCACTCAGTGGGTGATTCAATTCCTTGGGGTCTcttgttatgattttttgaattatGGGACACCTCCTCCAGAGCTTTCCGCAGAAGCAATTAAAGATGCTTTGatcaaacatgaaatttacaaggATCTAGGCTACGTTAATTATCCAAAACACATGCTTCAG GTGAACTATGAGGTGCATCATCTCCAACTGGGCACTAGAGTTCCAGATTATTTAGCAATTATACCACCAGATGGTATCAACTACACGCACTACGACAAACTTGGACATTATGCTTTACTTGTAGTCG gacTTGATGTTCCGACCAGAGAAAAACCAAGCCACAGATCTTACCGGCACATGACACTGGCCAATATACCTGAAGACCGGTTTCTTTCAGCTGAATGTTTAGTAAAGTATGAATGGATGGATGCCCCTTACGAGATAG GTTTACATCGTGTGGTCTTCCTTTTGTTTAAACAAGAAGGAGAGAAACCCATCGTTTATGATGAAAGCTCCTTAAAGAGAAG GGAAATCGATAAGCTTCGGTCCAACTTTAGTGCAATAAAATTCAGCAGTAAATACAATCTCGGTGATCCTGTAGcagtcaacttttttttcacacaaattGATGAGAACCATATAGAAGAGCACTGA
- the LOC109040005 gene encoding phosphatidylethanolamine-binding protein 2 isoform X1: MCQHGHCINGKRDTCSSVKNRPWKPQCKKMHLIQSYGLFPCITQWVIQFLGVSCYDFLNYGTPPPELSAEAIKDALIKHEIYKDLGYVNYPKHMLQVNYEVHHLQLGTRVPDYLAIIPPDGINYTHYDKLGHYALLVVGLDVPTREKPSHRSYRHMTLANIPEDRFLSAECLVKYEWMDAPYEIGLHRVVFLLFKQEGEKPIVYDESSLKRREIDKLRSNFSAIKFSSKYNLGDPVAVNFFFTQIDENHIEEH; encoded by the exons ATGTGTCAACATGGACATTGCATTAACGGCAAACGTGACACATGTAGTTCAGTGAAA AACCGCCCTTGGAAACCTCAATGCAAGAAAATGCACCTGATACAATCTTATGGTTTATTTCCGTGCATCACTCAGTGGGTGATTCAATTCCTTGGGGTCTcttgttatgattttttgaattatGGGACACCTCCTCCAGAGCTTTCCGCAGAAGCAATTAAAGATGCTTTGatcaaacatgaaatttacaaggATCTAGGCTACGTTAATTATCCAAAACACATGCTTCAG GTGAACTATGAGGTGCATCATCTCCAACTGGGCACTAGAGTTCCAGATTATTTAGCAATTATACCACCAGATGGTATCAACTACACGCACTACGACAAACTTGGACATTATGCTTTACTTGTAGTCG gacTTGATGTTCCGACCAGAGAAAAACCAAGCCACAGATCTTACCGGCACATGACACTGGCCAATATACCTGAAGACCGGTTTCTTTCAGCTGAATGTTTAGTAAAGTATGAATGGATGGATGCCCCTTACGAGATAG GTTTACATCGTGTGGTCTTCCTTTTGTTTAAACAAGAAGGAGAGAAACCCATCGTTTATGATGAAAGCTCCTTAAAGAGAAG GGAAATCGATAAGCTTCGGTCCAACTTTAGTGCAATAAAATTCAGCAGTAAATACAATCTCGGTGATCCTGTAGcagtcaacttttttttcacacaaattGATGAGAACCATATAGAAGAGCACTGA
- the LOC109040005 gene encoding phosphatidylethanolamine-binding protein 2 isoform X3, which translates to MHLIQSYGLFPCITQWVIQFLGVSCYDFLNYGTPPPELSAEAIKDALIKHEIYKDLGYVNYPKHMLQVNYEVHHLQLGTRVPDYLAIIPPDGINYTHYDKLGHYALLVVGLDVPTREKPSHRSYRHMTLANIPEDRFLSAECLVKYEWMDAPYEIGLHRVVFLLFKQEGEKPIVYDESSLKRREIDKLRSNFSAIKFSSKYNLGDPVAVNFFFTQIDENHIEEH; encoded by the exons ATGCACCTGATACAATCTTATGGTTTATTTCCGTGCATCACTCAGTGGGTGATTCAATTCCTTGGGGTCTcttgttatgattttttgaattatGGGACACCTCCTCCAGAGCTTTCCGCAGAAGCAATTAAAGATGCTTTGatcaaacatgaaatttacaaggATCTAGGCTACGTTAATTATCCAAAACACATGCTTCAG GTGAACTATGAGGTGCATCATCTCCAACTGGGCACTAGAGTTCCAGATTATTTAGCAATTATACCACCAGATGGTATCAACTACACGCACTACGACAAACTTGGACATTATGCTTTACTTGTAGTCG gacTTGATGTTCCGACCAGAGAAAAACCAAGCCACAGATCTTACCGGCACATGACACTGGCCAATATACCTGAAGACCGGTTTCTTTCAGCTGAATGTTTAGTAAAGTATGAATGGATGGATGCCCCTTACGAGATAG GTTTACATCGTGTGGTCTTCCTTTTGTTTAAACAAGAAGGAGAGAAACCCATCGTTTATGATGAAAGCTCCTTAAAGAGAAG GGAAATCGATAAGCTTCGGTCCAACTTTAGTGCAATAAAATTCAGCAGTAAATACAATCTCGGTGATCCTGTAGcagtcaacttttttttcacacaaattGATGAGAACCATATAGAAGAGCACTGA